In the Uranotaenia lowii strain MFRU-FL chromosome 1, ASM2978415v1, whole genome shotgun sequence genome, gaaatatttctgaaaattccaGAAAGTCAATTTCTGGCCAATTGTTTTCCTACACCAGATTTCGGCATTTCATGCGTTTTTAAGTCAATTGTCatcaaacaaaactttaaacggtagaaaatcgatttttttttcttgttcgaCGTAAACTTTTTCCATACAACCTTCCTCAATAACGACGGAACGAGCTTGAAGATACTTTGAAGATAAATTCTTTGTTACTGTCAAATTAGCAAGAAAGTGTGTAAAATAGCAAGATAGCAGCTTCGAAAAATATCAGTATTTCGATGACAAACAAGACCAAGGACATGTACATCAAAAATGCCGGTAAAAGATTTATTATTCTAACTGAATGTTTACTAAAGGCAGGTTCcgcatattttcaaataaaaactattaCTGAGATAGTTGATTTATCAACAAAAACTGCATTGACCCAGTAAGGGGGCGTCAACGATAAGAGATgtaccatcaagacgccattcaccgcccagttaagcggtttttcaacttcaatcatgtgtaataaaaaaacgacggcagatttttattcgctttcttttccaatacatcccaaaactgctctactttaaataaaaaatttagtggaatgtgaaaaatttagtggaatgtgaaaaatttacgcttttcaaaataattaactaaactttggggtgttcaactggccctattaccgcccactcgactttttcgggtatcgataatgttttctaaaaaaaaactatctaaacaacacggaaactgtttttttagtatttcccatacaacgagctgtcaaaaccatattttggctctttagagaatacattttgtgaatttttatccgcaaatttagtacaaattttaacaaagtgcgttgactgacaaaatgatgattcccagcaaacaacctcaagtaaccggttactatcagcgataaaacatcattttctaacataatccaactaaatgcttcttacaatttacacatttgacacaatacatgcgttaaaaacaaagaaattgtgcgtgaccggtcattaggaacccacacttttttttatacaccaattaccgcccatcactaaacgcttcaaaaaacaacaactattggaaaaatcgaaaattttttgatgcaaatctattcttcgaaaattaaactatcgtttcaagttgATTTTAGGTCCAAAAGGTACTATCTAGTAAACAAAACCCTTTTTGCCCTAGGAGTACagtaatgcttagttcgctaacaggcgtcgaattcaataatttgaccggaaacgaaaaaccaaatattttatttctggctatatttagcataattaagtgatgttttttcagtgaaatggtcaaacaatgatgccgacacagaacacaggttttatatttggagaaaacatcccagttttttcaaaatacacacaaaagggtgattttgggcggtaaatggtgactgggcggtgaatggcgtcttgatggtacCTCATTCCATCTTCGAAAATGTAACTGTAAAATTGCACACCCATTCGTATCTACGTCTGTAGCTTGGTTGCTCGATAAAAACCACCTTTTTATCAGGCAAGGTTCGATTGATAACCAGAGCAGCGCAAAgcacctacctacctacctacctaatataaaattataagatAAGAGGTTCCTTGGGCGCAAACTGTGTTGAACTGTTCTCTCGACTTACGTAGTTAGGTAAACCCATATGTGCATACCGTTCTGGCATCGACTACTGATAACGCGATTCCAAATGAGCCGAAGGAAAGTCCGCTCTTAGTGCAGAAAATAACTTATAGGTGCTGGAAGCTTACTTCCTCCACGGTTGAAAGTTCGAATATTGTTtaagttttaaacttaaaaatcggGTTCACACTCGAAAAATATGTAGGTACTTTCAAAAGTTTCCTACTTCGTCTAttataaataacaataaatttgtaaaaaaatggaaaaggtaAGATTCGTACTGAAATAGTTCTCTGGCAGTGATTTTTATATGACTCAATGTTCTCTTCCGAGAAAGTCAGGGAATTTAGATAACGCTTTTCCTATGAGATGACACACTTTTTGACTTATGCTACGTATTTTTCTTTCCAGCTTCTGGTAACCTTTCTGCTGTTCTTCGTCAGTGGTCTTTGGAACGTACAGGGTCGTGAGGGTGAGTTCGAACCCATCGAGAAAATCTGCGATCGGTGCAAATGTTCGCTGCACAAGGAATTCACCAGCTCGGAGCAGGACAAGTTTCTTAGCTACTCGGTGCTGGATTGTTCAACGAAAAACCTGCGGCACATGCTTGCTGAGTGGCCCGAAGAATTTGCCCAGGATCTTAAGCCGGGACAGGAGCTGGTGTTTTCGCTGTCCGGCAATGACATCCATTCGCTGCAGCAATTGCCGGCCACAGAAGCGGATCTTGTCTTCAGTTGTAGACATTGCAACTTGAGCGAACTGGCTAGCGGTCTGTTTCTGGACACTCCGAATATAGTTCGGTTAGATCTGAGCTGGAATCGGCTGAGTGGGGATGTTCTGACTCCGGATGTATTCCGTGGACCCTACAATGACGAAGTGTACGAACCGTTGGCCCTGGACGAGTTGGATTTGAGTAACAATCTGATCAGCTATTTGGATGGTTCGCTGTTTGAACATATGGCTCATCTGAGGAGTTTATCTCTTTCCAAGAATCCTCTAGAAAAGATCACACCGGATACGACGCTAGCTCTGGGGTCAATTCGACGCTTGGAACATCTGGATCTTTCTTATACAGGGATCGACGAACTACCTCGGGGCGTGTTCGATAAAATTGACGGCTTGAAGGAGCTGTATCTACAGGGAAATCACTTCAAGGCCGTCCCCAGTGCCATAGCATTGCTGAAACCGACGCTGAAGATTTTGAACATCGGTGACAACCCCATTCAGATGCTGAACGATGAGAGCTTTTTTGGTAAagtgactgaaaaaaaattgaaaaatttaattcattgcaGGAGATTTTGTCTTATAGATCTTGATCGATTGACTCATCTGAACATCAGCATGATGGAGAATTTGGAGGATATCATCATCGGGACATTTAGTGGACTCAAGTCGCTGGAAGTTTTGGTTTGTAGTAACAATCCCAGTCTGATGACCTTCGACATGAGTGATCTGAAAGGGCTTGTCCGTCTTCGACAGGTGAGTTTGAACATCactatttttaatatgttaaaTCTAGATGAGAAACAGCATCTAAACGATGGACAAAACAAGCTAATTCCTATAACTTTGTGCTATTTCCAACAAGGCGAGGTTATCtcaaattttatcatctttgtATTTGTTCTTATCTTGAGAAATCTCAGGCCTGTCATCATAAAATTACATCTGTGTTGATCAACAGTTATCTGGAGCATTTACAGATTTATTTAGACATTTTACTGTTGCATAATA is a window encoding:
- the LOC129752791 gene encoding carboxypeptidase N subunit 2 isoform X1, with product MIHLNAVELLVTFLLFFVSGLWNVQGREGEFEPIEKICDRCKCSLHKEFTSSEQDKFLSYSVLDCSTKNLRHMLAEWPEEFAQDLKPGQELVFSLSGNDIHSLQQLPATEADLVFSCRHCNLSELASGLFLDTPNIVRLDLSWNRLSGDVLTPDVFRGPYNDEVYEPLALDELDLSNNLISYLDGSLFEHMAHLRSLSLSKNPLEKITPDTTLALGSIRRLEHLDLSYTGIDELPRGVFDKIDGLKELYLQGNHFKAVPSAIALLKPTLKILNIGDNPIQMLNDESFFDLDRLTHLNISMMENLEDIIIGTFSGLKSLEVLVCSNNPSLMTFDMSDLKGLVRLRQLDLSNCGLQHLHLDEPIPIIDHNSDIAQFEVFQKLRSVNLEGNPWHCDCDLYKTIESFKHILEDEFHGPATSPSNEARCESPYDLAALPLTDLGPLSLCNSPPKKVPKIPIYEAPAFLRPRSIMLSLLSVGIVLLIGFVIGFAIVCIKRRLQKADFGFTSPVRYTTVRDSTTSNILQQQQQQHV
- the LOC129752791 gene encoding carboxypeptidase N subunit 2 isoform X2 translates to MEKLLVTFLLFFVSGLWNVQGREGEFEPIEKICDRCKCSLHKEFTSSEQDKFLSYSVLDCSTKNLRHMLAEWPEEFAQDLKPGQELVFSLSGNDIHSLQQLPATEADLVFSCRHCNLSELASGLFLDTPNIVRLDLSWNRLSGDVLTPDVFRGPYNDEVYEPLALDELDLSNNLISYLDGSLFEHMAHLRSLSLSKNPLEKITPDTTLALGSIRRLEHLDLSYTGIDELPRGVFDKIDGLKELYLQGNHFKAVPSAIALLKPTLKILNIGDNPIQMLNDESFFDLDRLTHLNISMMENLEDIIIGTFSGLKSLEVLVCSNNPSLMTFDMSDLKGLVRLRQLDLSNCGLQHLHLDEPIPIIDHNSDIAQFEVFQKLRSVNLEGNPWHCDCDLYKTIESFKHILEDEFHGPATSPSNEARCESPYDLAALPLTDLGPLSLCNSPPKKVPKIPIYEAPAFLRPRSIMLSLLSVGIVLLIGFVIGFAIVCIKRRLQKADFGFTSPVRYTTVRDSTTSNILQQQQQQHV